DNA sequence from the Cupriavidus oxalaticus genome:
AGATTGCCCGCCTGGCCGACGAAGCCATCGCCAGGCTTGGCCACGTCGACATCCTGGTCAACAACGCCGGCGCCACCTGGGGCGCCCCGGCGGAAGACCATCCGGTGGAGGCCTGGGACAAGGTGATGAACCTGAATATCCGCGGCCTGTTCCTGCTGAGCCAGCGCATCGGCAAGCTGTCGATGATTCCGCGCCGCTACGGCCGCATCATCAACGTGGCGTCGATCGCTGGCCTGGCCGGCAACCCGCCGGGCTCGATGGACACCATCGCCTACAACACCTCCAAGGGCGCCGTGGTCAACTTCACCCGCACGCTCGCGGGCGAGTGGGGCGAGCACAATATCACCGTCAACGCGCTGGCGCCGGGCTTCTTCCCGTCGAAGATGACCAAGGGCTCGCTGGAGCGCATGGGTGTCGAAGCGATGTGCGCCGGCGTGCCGCTGCACCGCCTGGGTGACGATGAAGACCTCAAGGGCGCGGCGCTGCTGTTCGCCAGCGATGCCGGCAAGCACATTACCGGGCAGATCCTGGCGGTCGACGGTGGTGTCAGCGCAGTGTGAGCGCGATGTGAGCGCGGTCTGCGCGACAGCCGGCGATTGCGGCAATAATGCGGGATCGGCGCCGGCGGGCTAGCTGCCGCAGGCGCCTCTCCAGCCCCCACTTCGACTCGCATTGCCATGAACCAGTACACCGGCTCCCTGAGCCATATCCCGTTCCTTGCCGACCTCGGCGTGACCTGCACCGTCGCGGAGGGCGGCCGCAGCGAGCTCTCGCTGCCGATCGAAAAGCGCCACCAGAACAGCTGGGACATGGCCCACGGCGGCGTGATCATGACGCTGCTCGACGTGGCCATGGCGGTGGCCGGCCGCAGCAGCGATGCCGATGGCCGCGGCGTGGTCACCATCGAGATGAAGAGCAGCTTCATGGCGCCGGGCCGCGGCCACCTGACCGCGCGCGGCACCACCGTGCACCGCACCACCACCATGGTGTTCTGCGAGGCCGAGATCGTCGATGCCGACGGCAAGACCGTGGCGCGCGGCTCGGGCACGTTCAAGTACATCCGGCGCATGCCGCCGCAGCGCCCGGGCGAGACCGATACCGGCGCCGACGGCTGAGCGCCGGCGCCAGGACAGCGCGGGGCGGCTGGTGCCCCGCATAGCAGCTCCTTGCAGTTTCCACGCAGTTTCCATCTCCCATTGGAAGGAACCCGACCATGTCCAACACGTTCAAGCGCATCGTCCTGGCCTCGCGTCCCGAAGGCGCGGTGACGCCGGCCAATTTCCGGCTGGAAGACGTGCCCGTGCCGCAGATCGCCGACGGCCAGGTGCTGGTGCGCAACCACTACCT
Encoded proteins:
- a CDS encoding SDR family oxidoreductase, producing the protein MRTIQQLFDLKGKTALITGGSRGLGLQIAEALGEQGARIVLSARKADELRAAQEHLKGLGIEADWIAADGSQESEIARLADEAIARLGHVDILVNNAGATWGAPAEDHPVEAWDKVMNLNIRGLFLLSQRIGKLSMIPRRYGRIINVASIAGLAGNPPGSMDTIAYNTSKGAVVNFTRTLAGEWGEHNITVNALAPGFFPSKMTKGSLERMGVEAMCAGVPLHRLGDDEDLKGAALLFASDAGKHITGQILAVDGGVSAV
- a CDS encoding PaaI family thioesterase, which encodes MNQYTGSLSHIPFLADLGVTCTVAEGGRSELSLPIEKRHQNSWDMAHGGVIMTLLDVAMAVAGRSSDADGRGVVTIEMKSSFMAPGRGHLTARGTTVHRTTTMVFCEAEIVDADGKTVARGSGTFKYIRRMPPQRPGETDTGADG